tatatacttaAATTGAATTGTTTATACAAAGTAATTTCTCTTTTACTATTTTTTGCTCCCTCAAATAGGCAAAACTTGAATTTGAGATAACATACTCAAGTAATCCAAACTTTTTTCTCACATACTAATAGATGTTAACttttaaataagactttttaGTGAGTCTTCCACACtcacaaacaaattaaaaaaaaacactatATGTTGCCATTTATATATATTCAAAAGAGATGAATGTCTAAATTTGAGGTATGGGGTAAACTTCAATCTCATGAGTGGCTGATAAAGGTGTAGATGATGAAATTTGTGACCAATTTGAGGTGAGAAGTGATCTTCAATCTTATGTAAGAAAGACATGGCAAAAGAGACAAAAGTGAAAAGTCAATCAACATTCAACTACATATGAACATGaacacttttatttattatttttttgttgtctACAGTAGTATCCTTCAACCCGACAGGTCAATGACTAATTTATTGCGGATCTAAATTTCATTTAAAAGTCTGTCGCTGGTCAATGCATTGTTGCATGCACAAGACAAAATTTAAATTCCCAACACTTGTTTAAGTAGACGAGTGAGGTACTCAACTAACCCaagttaatttaattattttatatttggataaccAACCCAAAAGGATCAAAGCCCACCAAAGAGTTAGTTTGCTTTGGTTCTAAGGATACCCATTTTGAGTCCATTCAAGAAAACTTGGATTTCATATCATTGCATCACATTGTGGATATTGAACCCAAGAGCACTATACAATAGTAGATACTTCATGAAGTAAGAATGGGCTCAATTTAGAGAATGAATTAAATCCTTGCCCCATAAAATAAAATCAGCGTAGCATGGAGCCCAATTTCTAATGAAAACTCTGTCATGTGGAATATTTGACTAGTACCAACATACTTGGATTGTGGATtataaaataattgtaaaataataataataataataataattattattattactattattattatgtagAAGTAAAACCTTGTCTTATGActtttgttctaattttttttacttctcaaaaaaaaaaatgttacgaCTAGAAGACAATTGAGAAAATAAttcttcatttatttattttaaattacatACTTATACATTACAATTGATGGACAAAGATAAAAACATCCCTTTCTACAACTACCATTTTGGGTAGAGGCTTCCGTTATTTTATTAACTTGTCTTTAGTTAGGATGagtggttattttttaaaaaattgtctttAGTTATCGAGGTTCATTTTTTATTTGCtgaaatatatttatttagaTAGTCGCTGCACGTTTAGACTTTAGACAAATGCTGAATATTTTAGTTGATGACAagtattttagtttagtttttaagTTTGagcacatatttttttttttggtgactacataaatatttatttatttcatgctatacatttttaacttttttttaattgaaatgcATTAGGGTATGTTAGTAACTTAGTATGTATCTATGTGACTCTTGTCTATTTTAAAGTGAAGAAGATTTGTGGTTGTAGGTAAACCCTTCCATTTGTTGTAACATATATCCAAACACACCTTCTTTGTGTGTAGAAGccgtttttcattttcttttcttttctttaaccttttttaattaatatacttATAAGCAAAGATGACAACTTTTaatattgattttcaaatttatatATTTGTACTTTGAAGCCACTTTAGTTGGTCTCTTTCAAAGTAGAGTCATGACTCATTAATAATTAAGTAGCATATATACACCATTGCCTTTTGAGTGGCTTcaaataagtaaaagaaaaaattatctaaaaacgTTTTTAGCGCTTAAGCAATACAATAGTCCAAAgtgatatatattattttatgaacttctttGTATATCTAATAATATTAATGTTAATTGAGATTGAAGCAAAATATGTCAGCTGAAAAAACAATATGACTCTATATTTGTATGAAAAACTATGCAGAAATTGTGACCAACCACTAGTGCAgtgctttttattttattattatttatttatttattttatgttatatgaTTGGTAATGAATTCAggcaggaaaaataaatttgttCTAGAAGGTATAAGTAGTAACCAATAAATAACATTTGGCATCACTGTAATTATCATTTTTCACTGAATAAAAGCATCCACCTAATCCATTTTCCTACCACATAGTTACATACTCAATATACAAGAAACTCTGAAAATAACATGATTATCATATCTGACTTATTAGtacaattaattataatattacaaATTGACTTAAAAGTATGatctttataatatttataagtgTGTGACCAGGGACGGATCGAGGGGGAAGCATACGCTTTGGTcccccaattttttttttttttgaacaaaattaacaattataagaatataaatattatatattatatgattttatttaaaaaagagaGTAAGTAATTatcttagataaataattaaattattagactaaaaaataagtaacaatccttaaaataatattattgtcaATCACTttttgattaaataaatttttaaatttttaaatttttaaatatttaaatttttttctctttttaaatatttttttcttaattctctgtctattatcatataaaaatactttaatatttataataattaaaaaaatctttatatattataatacataatgaaagtaaattattttaaaatttatttattttttcatgatattatattaataacatatatattaagtaaattcattaaaataattatattttaaatacatataacaaaattattagaacaatctatttatattattttatagtatatattttcttttaatataaagcataaaaatataatttactatCACAATAATACTTAATAAAGTAtgcaataaaaaatagataatttttatattttatcgaatccaaaataaaaaatatataaaaactaagataatttttttatataacaaaaaCTTATTAGTATtcctttaataaaaaatatttattataattatatatactaataaatatataatattttatttttcacccCTCCTCTACCAAATTCCTGGATCCGTCCTGTGTGTCACAAATTTCACCTATTGAactaattttgatattatttatcttttgacttgaaaacattttaaaagaatttaatttttatatactaaTAGTGATAATATAAAAAAGAGTTGTATATATGCATGATGCATCTAATTATGTAATgtcatattattaaaaataattaatttttgattggatgatcaaataaatttttttacactCTAAATGCatcaaaattgttttttttttaataaaaattaacaaaaaaaaaaaagaaagtaagggTTGCTATCATGGAAGAATTTAGGAGGATCTAATgaactaaactagttactagttCTGAAGCTTGCTTCACTGAAGGGGAATGCCTTGCCACTCTTTACGGTCAATTCCTTACAAGAATAGACTTTCATATTTTCAGCCATaattctctctcacacacacacaatcattattattattattattattatatatatatatatatatatatatatatatatatatatatatatatatatatatatatatacattgcaCTTGAATCATCATTTCTTGTTGGTGTTTTTGGACtaagccttatacatatacctctTGTGTGCATTTACCACCACTAAACAACAAAAccaaaggagaaaaaggaaaattaagtatatatatacatatccattAAGCCTACTTGAACTTAGTGTGACCATTTTTGTGTTTGAGATGGTGACTTTGGGAGAGCTAAATGGTGAAGAGGAGGTTCCACTTGTCCAACATAACCCTTTGGTCTTGGAGATTAATGGTTTCCAAAACCAACTCATAGGTTCACAATACACATATTGTTTTCTATTATATGCTTCAGCATATGGTTCCTTTTGACTTTAATAATGTTAGCTTTTTAAGTCAATTAAGCACCAAatcaattttattaaaacttcaaAAGTTGGTAGAGAGATATTATATAATTGAAGGATTTAACTAACAATAGCACACATTAAATGGTGTGGAGCAAGATTTGTTTGTTCATCATAGGAATCATTAACTTCAATTATATAATAAATGAGTCACAACATAGGAAAATGAAAatgaatatggtatgagaatttCATATCTCAGTGTGTATTCATCTATTAACATGATAACTAAGTTGTGAAACCATTGCAGAAAAGGGTAAGGAACTTGCAACTTGCCAGGGTGAAGTCAAGGCCTTAAGGGCAACTGAAGCTCTGAAGGATAAGGCCATAGAAGAGGTACTTTTAATgcttagtttatttatttatttatttatgcttaCACTATCAGtagattgaaacttaatttttcTCCAATTCCAGCTGAGAAATGAAGTTAGTAAACTGGATCAGAAACTTAGAACAACTGAGAATCATCTTAAGGACAAGGTACACTGATATAGTAATAGTATAGATTGTAACATAGATAGAAGCATGTCAAACAATGCTAAGTTCTAAAATCCATTTACTTCAAAATCTGTACATGTGAAGAATCTAGAAATCAAGAAACTGACAGAAGAAAAGAAAGACGCCTTGGCCGCGCAATATGCAGCAGAAGCAGCTCTTAGAAGGGTACATTTAGATCAGAAGGATGATGATTATATTCCATTTGAGAGTGTGATCACTCCTCTTGAGGATGAGATCAAGTTGTATAAAAATGAGGTATGATTATATTGAAAAGTAGGAGAATTATATAAAATGATAGTCCTAACACCCATCTTTGCTTCAGATTAAAGCACTGCAAGAAGATAAGAAGGCATTGGAACGGCTCACAAAGTCGAAAGAGCTGGCATTGCTCGAAGCAGAGAGGATACTAAGAAGTGCACTAGAGAGGGCTCTAATAGTTGAGGAAGTTCAGAATGAAAACTTTGATCTGAAGAGACAGATTGAGATTTGCCAGGCATGAGTTTCTATGATTCTTGTTCACAATTGGTTCCTATAGTGAAACTATTATGCTGTTCAATCAATTTTCATCTTACCATTGACAGGAGGAGAACAAAATCTTAGAGAAAACGCATCGCCAAAAGATCATGGAAGTTGAAAAGCTTAGCCAAACCATTCATGAACTTGAGGAGGTCATCTTAGCTAGTGGAACAACTGCTAACGCCGTTCGAGACTATAAGCGACAGATTTCTGAACTGCAAGTAGGCATATGTTATGAATTCTTGCATTTTGAAACTTTTGGTTGGTCTTTGTAGTAACATGATTTTTGCACAAATTTTTCAGGAGGAGAAGAGGACATTGGAGAGGGAGCTAGCAAGAGTGAAAGTTTCAGCTAACAGAGTTGCAACTGTTGTGGCTAATGAGTGGAAGGATGAAAAGGATAAGGTCATGCCGGTCCGGCAATGGCTAGAAGAGAGGAGGATTATGCAGGTACATAACTATAATGATAAAAAGATACTGAAGAAAGCAGTTCAAATGAATCTTTTATCCTAAAACATGGCCATTCAAGTATGAGCAAGAAATGTTTTATGATCAAGTATGCTGTTACATATGTAGGCCGAGATGCAACGATTGAAAGAAAAGCTAGCTATATCAGAGAGAACAGCAAAGGCAGAGTCACAATTGAAGGTAAAATTATATAGATTGATATAGAAGCATCTGCATCAACTTATATTGTAGATGTTGTTGTTTGTTATttcattcattctttcttttCAGGACAAACTAAAGCTGAGGCTGAAAACACTAGAAGAAGGCTTAAAACAGTTTGGTGAAtctccaaaaacagaaaagtctagCATCTTGAGTTTTTTAGCTACTAATAGTGGAGTAAGAAGCAGATCCACATCACAACCAAGAGGATCTTCTGTTGGAAGCTCTTTGTTCCAGAAACCAAGCATGAAAAACAACACAGACATTGCTGCTGGGAACCTAGGACAAGGTGGAACTACAAAAAGGAAACACGGTTCTGTGGAAAACGTGTTGAAGAAAGGTATATGGGCAAGAAGTAAAGTTGGTGATAGTAGTGAAAAGGAAAATGAGATGCAGGTGAACAACACAGGAATGAACTTAGATAGCTGCAATAATGAGAGAGAAGCAGATGACTCCAAAACCAAGGATGATATGGTCTCAGGTTTTCTGTATGATAGGCTTCAAAAAGAGGTCATCAGTTTGAGGAAGTTTTGTGGAGTTAAAGAGAGTAGTTTGCAAACCAAAGATGAGGAAATAAAGGTACTAGTAACAGAGATATTGGATCAATTTCTGTATTTGTCTCTTACTCCAAACAAGTTTCTTTGAATTCTGTTATGAGATA
The sequence above is drawn from the Arachis hypogaea cultivar Tifrunner chromosome 4, arahy.Tifrunner.gnm2.J5K5, whole genome shotgun sequence genome and encodes:
- the LOC112796035 gene encoding microtubule-associated protein 70-5 isoform X1, giving the protein MVTLGELNGEEEVPLVQHNPLVLEINGFQNQLIEKGKELATCQGEVKALRATEALKDKAIEELRNEVSKLDQKLRTTENHLKDKNLEIKKLTEEKKDALAAQYAAEAALRRVHLDQKDDDYIPFESVITPLEDEIKLYKNEIKALQEDKKALERLTKSKELALLEAERILRSALERALIVEEVQNENFDLKRQIEICQEENKILEKTHRQKIMEVEKLSQTIHELEEVILASGTTANAVRDYKRQISELQEEKRTLERELARVKVSANRVATVVANEWKDEKDKVMPVRQWLEERRIMQAEMQRLKEKLAISERTAKAESQLKDKLKLRLKTLEEGLKQFGESPKTEKSSILSFLATNSGVRSRSTSQPRGSSVGSSLFQKPSMKNNTDIAAGNLGQGGTTKRKHGSVENVLKKGIWARSKVGDSSEKENEMQVNNTGMNLDSCNNEREADDSKTKDDMVSGFLYDRLQKEVISLRKFCGVKESSLQTKDEEIKVYGLQMLTKKVDALTKAMEVECKKMRREAAVREKEATPTKSEINRRNRSSTPLKGR
- the LOC112796035 gene encoding microtubule-associated protein 70-5 isoform X2, whose amino-acid sequence is MVTLGELNGEEEVPLVQHNPLVLEINGFQNQLIEKGKELATCQGEVKALRATEALKDKAIEELRNEVSKLDQKLRTTENHLKDKNLEIKKLTEEKKDALAAQYAAEAALRRVHLDQKDDDYIPFESVITPLEDEIKLYKNEIKALQEDKKALERLTKSKELALLEAERILRSALERALIVEEVQNENFDLKRQIEICQEENKILEKTHRQKIMEVEKLSQTIHELEEVILASGTTANAVRDYKRQISELQEEKRTLERELARVKVSANRVATVVANEWKDEKDKVMPVRQWLEERRIMQAEMQRLKEKLAISERTAKAESQLKDKLKLRLKTLEEGLKQFGESPKTEKSSILSFLATNSGVRSRSTSQPRGSSVGSSLFQKPSMKNNTDIAAGNLGQGGTTKRKHGSVENVLKKGIWARSKVGDSSEKENEMQVNNTGMNLDSCNNEREADDSKTKDDMVSGFLYDRLQKEVISLRKFCGVKESSLQTKDEEIKMLTKKVDALTKAMEVECKKMRREAAVREKEATPTKSEINRRNRSSTPLKGR